One Tolypothrix bouteillei VB521301 DNA window includes the following coding sequences:
- a CDS encoding Hsp70 family protein, with translation MHDYQEIKIIGFDLGHGETALTWVRADNSESEPQSLLINNRKSQITAIAHHPNKGVIIGEMACQMSDATLFEIAFKTRKFNVIEYKKSLQEFVKAIYKHLIDTKQIQLDDINHFFIGCPSGWWQEEIETYKKLLSEEGLQNITVVKESRAALMHAKESGIFTINELQKSVLIVDIGSSTTDYTLVKGMSDTPIDFGHDLGASLIDKEILKTSLKCHKQYREGHEEILRLGEVLRDEEILQLEEISQLESMLEQSPLYKNRCELRCRKAKEEYFNYEDSYDKNLVNVGIEDIQRKFRFLPVVNGKTMQAILHEPLPALGNKSWYDAFHDQLQEVKQKLEQIGIQPSSILLTGSASKMGFIVKISQEVFPNLSCKRDGEAELSIARGLSRWGRVYVRTEGFLEEIGQFLDRELTGIVGNRIPAFLEKLAEDLADGLVDQVIAPSVKLWRDRKILTLSALESEIQQKAKTWLTGSEANDKMAASLVRWLLDVQNEVREKTDSICLKYGLPIGTLGNKSIDLGDRAEKVPTSISFNDFTGLSVFVGHLVGIIVGVILAGLFHILFFTGIIAPIVGVLAYFVGESLIKDTDIPAWIRKFVSDTRIDELARQKKPELQQQIQQTFIQDPTISVKLGKSIGEWLKESVQEQADKARLLIANG, from the coding sequence ATGCACGACTATCAAGAAATTAAAATTATCGGGTTTGATTTAGGACACGGGGAAACAGCACTAACTTGGGTTAGAGCCGATAATTCAGAGTCAGAACCGCAAAGCTTACTCATCAATAATAGAAAAAGCCAAATTACTGCTATCGCCCATCATCCTAATAAAGGGGTGATTATCGGTGAAATGGCGTGTCAAATGTCTGATGCTACTCTCTTTGAAATAGCTTTTAAAACTAGAAAATTTAATGTTATAGAATATAAAAAAAGTCTTCAAGAGTTTGTCAAAGCTATTTACAAACATCTCATTGATACAAAACAAATTCAATTAGATGATATCAATCACTTTTTTATAGGTTGTCCGTCAGGATGGTGGCAAGAAGAAATTGAAACATACAAGAAACTTCTTTCGGAAGAGGGATTGCAAAATATCACAGTCGTGAAAGAGTCACGAGCGGCTTTAATGCACGCCAAAGAAAGTGGCATATTCACTATCAATGAATTGCAAAAGTCAGTATTAATTGTTGATATTGGTTCTTCTACAACAGATTACACTCTTGTGAAAGGAATGTCTGATACTCCCATAGATTTCGGACACGATTTAGGTGCATCTCTGATAGATAAAGAAATTCTCAAGACAAGCCTTAAATGTCACAAGCAATACAGGGAAGGACATGAAGAAATTTTACGACTGGGAGAAGTCCTCAGAGATGAAGAAATTTTACAACTAGAAGAGATTTCACAACTTGAAAGCATGCTCGAGCAAAGCCCATTATACAAAAATCGCTGCGAACTCCGATGCCGAAAAGCGAAAGAAGAATATTTTAATTATGAGGATTCTTATGACAAGAATTTAGTGAATGTCGGGATTGAAGATATTCAAAGAAAATTTAGATTTTTGCCTGTAGTGAATGGCAAAACGATGCAAGCTATCCTCCATGAACCTTTGCCAGCGCTTGGGAATAAAAGTTGGTATGATGCTTTTCACGACCAATTGCAAGAAGTCAAACAAAAATTGGAGCAAATAGGAATTCAACCGAGTTCGATTCTCCTCACAGGGAGTGCTTCTAAAATGGGCTTTATTGTAAAAATATCTCAGGAAGTCTTTCCAAATTTATCTTGCAAGCGAGATGGAGAAGCAGAACTTTCTATTGCCAGAGGATTATCGCGTTGGGGACGAGTTTATGTTCGTACAGAAGGGTTTTTGGAAGAGATCGGTCAATTTCTTGACCGAGAATTGACAGGTATTGTCGGAAATCGCATACCTGCTTTTCTAGAAAAGTTAGCAGAAGACTTAGCAGATGGTTTGGTAGACCAAGTTATTGCTCCTAGTGTAAAATTATGGCGCGATCGCAAAATTTTAACCCTCTCTGCTCTTGAATCAGAAATACAGCAAAAAGCCAAAACTTGGTTAACAGGAAGTGAAGCCAATGACAAAATGGCTGCTAGTTTAGTTCGGTGGCTGTTAGATGTTCAAAACGAGGTGAGAGAAAAAACAGATTCCATTTGTCTCAAGTATGGTTTACCCATTGGGACACTTGGAAATAAAAGCATTGATTTGGGCGATCGCGCTGAAAAAGTCCCGACTTCCATCTCATTTAATGATTTTACAGGGCTTTCGGTCTTTGTCGGTCACCTTGTCGGTATTATCGTCGGAGTTATTTTAGCTGGCTTATTTCATATCCTGTTTTTTACGGGAATTATTGCACCGATTGTTGGAGTCTTAGCTTACTTTGTGGGTGAATCTCTCATTAAAGATACAGACATACCCGCTTGGATACGTAAATTCGTTTCAGACACTAGAATTGATGAACTCGCACGTCAGAAGAAACCGGAGTTACAGCAACAAATTCAACAAACTTTCATACAAGATCCAACAATTTCTGTCAAACTTGGTAAATCCATTGGCGAATGGCTCAAGGAAAGCGTTCAAGAACAAGCCGATAAAGCAAGGTTGTTAATTGCTAATGGCTAA